A single genomic interval of Primulina huaijiensis isolate GDHJ02 chromosome 7, ASM1229523v2, whole genome shotgun sequence harbors:
- the LOC140981658 gene encoding uncharacterized protein, which translates to MQAHLAAQDDDMWYVIIDGPMKIMKANTVVALTDGAPHRIDQKPRDQWTSEDKRKANLNNVAKDIQYKTLDKNTFSNIKMCKTAKKILEKLIQLCEGNEQTKKKNKLSVVVKKFDNIKMTRESMNDLDERVSSIVNELNALRKMHSNKEIVLKVMCSLPKE; encoded by the coding sequence ATGCAGGCTCATCTCGCTGCTcaggatgatgacatgtggtatgtcattatAGACGGACCAATGAAAATCATGAAAGCCAACACTGTCGTTGCTCTGACTGATGGAGCACCACATCGAATAGATCAGAAGCCTCGAGATCAGTGGACTtctgaagacaaaagaaaagctaaCTTGAATAATGTAGCCAAGGACATCCAGTACAAGACTCTAGACAAGAACACTTTTAGCAACATCAAGATGTGCAAAACAGCTAAAAAAATTTTGGAGAAGCTGATTCAGctatgtgaaggaaatgagcaaacaaaaaaaaaaaacaagcttTCTGTTGTTGTTAAGAAGTTTGACAACATAAAAATGACTAGGGAATCTATGAATGATTTGGATGAAAGAGTCAGCAGCATAGTAAATGAATTAAATGCACTTAGAAAAATGCACTCAAATAAAGAGATTGTCCTGAAAGTGATGTGcagtcttcccaaggaatga